The Devosia sp. genome segment AATGGCCAGCATGGAAACGGACAGCAGTAGTCCTGCCCCGCCAAGGGCATAGATTGGCTTTCTCAATAGAACCTCCCATTTCTGCCGGGGCTCGAGGCAGCGTTAAGCCGGGCCGTTCTCCACCGACCCACCCCGCGCATGAGGAAAGCCTACGCCTTGCCAAAGCGGAAACAATCCGGAATGATAGAGACTAATTCCGGATTTCTAAGATATGGGGCAAAAGTATGATTGATGGGTCAACCCTGCTGCCGCAAGGCCAGCGGGAAAAGCCGCCCCGGCCCACGCCACGCCCCGACCGGCGGTTCTATGCCACCGGCAAGGCCTTCGGCCGCTTCGGCATCCGGGCCTTCCCGCCCCAGGTCATGCCGCAACCCCACACACATGGGCATGTCGAATTCAACTGGCTGACGCGCGGCAGCATGGACTATGTGTTCGATGGCGGCCCCCTCACCGTCGGACCAAACCGGCTGGTCGCCTTCTGGGCCGGCATTCCCCACCAGATGACCGGCCTGCGCGATGTCGGAACAGACGGGCGGCAGCTCAATATCTACCTGCCCATGGATGCATTTCTCGAAATGCCGCAACTGGGCCGGCTGACTGAAACCCTGATGGGCGGCGGGGTCATCCAGCTGCTGCCCGATTGCATCGGGCTCGAAACCCTTGAGCGCTGGCACGGCGACTATCGCAGCGGCAATTCCATGCGCACCGACCTGGTGCGCACCGAAATCGCCACCATGTTCCGCCGCGCCGCCATCACCGGCTGGGATACGCTGCTGCCGGCCTGGGTCGAAAAATCCGGCGCGCGGACCCGAACGGCGACCCCCGTGCGATATGTCGTGCGCATGGTGCGCCATATCGTGGAAAACATCACCGACTCGCTCTCGGCCGAAGAGATCGCCAAGGTCGTTGGCCTGCATCCCAATTACGCGACAAACCTGTTCACCAAGGTCATGCACATCTCGGTGCAGAAATTCGTCACCCGGATGCGGCTGATCCGGGCCCGCAGCCTGCTCTTCGATGGCAGCCTGTCCATCGCCAATGTCGCCTTCCAGTCCGGCTTTGTCAGCCAGACCCAGTTTTACGAACATTTCCGCAAGGCCTATGGCATGACCCCGAGCCAGATGCGCAAGGACACGATTTCCTAGCCGCGATCCTCACGCGCCCGGAACTGTTGCGGCGACAAGCCCATGATTTTGCGAAACCGCTGCGAGAAATAGAACTGGCTCTCGAAGCCGGTCGAGGCGGCCACCTGCTTGACCGGGAAACTGGTGCGGCGCAGCAGGTCGGCGGCCATCTGCATCCGGCGCAGTTCTATGTGCCGCTGCAGGGTCGTGCCGGTCTCGGCCCGAAACAGATGCGCCAGGCGCGAGGCGGACATGCCCACGACGCTGGCAATGTCCTCGATCAGCAGCTTTTGCGTCAGCTTGTCCTCGATATGGTGCAGCGCCCGCCGGATACGGTGGTCGAGCAGCGGCTGCCGCTTCTCCAGGCCGGCATCGCAGCCCAGGAGCAAGGCTTCGAGCGCATTGAACGCCAATGCCTCCCGCCGCCTTTCCGCACTGCTGCTGAGCGCGTGCACAGCCAGGAACTGTTGCCGCAGCTGCGCGCCCAGCGCGCCATCTGGCCTCAGATGCATCAGCCCGTCGGCGACGGCTGGCCAGGCGAGCCAATCCATCCAGTCGGCGCGCGGCTGGAAGTGCGCCCAGAGCAGGTCCCAGCGCTCCAGCCCCGCTTCGACGCCATAGTCGTGCGGCGTCCCCGGCCGGACCAGCACCCAGTCGCCGTCCTCGACAACGAGGTCGCCACCGGCATGTCCGAACCGCCCGCGACCGCCTGTCGTCAGCACCAGCAGCCAGTCTGCCACGCCACCCCTGCGGACGGCGCGATAGCCTGATATCTCATGGAAATGCCCGGTCAGCAGCCGCTGACGCGGTTGATAAGGGGTGCCTTCGTCAATGATCATAGCAGGATATTACATGCGTTCGGCAGCATGTTCCATGGCGTTCCGTCGGCCTCCCGCCTAGCCTCATATCCATTGGAGGCCCACATGACCTATGCCAGTCTCACCCCTGAACAGGCCGAATGCTTCGAGCGCGATGGCTTCCTCGCCATCCGCGGCCTCGTGACCCCGGACGAAATTGCAGAGATCCGGGAAGCCTTCATGCAGCAGGCTGCTGACGGTCCGGTGCCCGGATTGTCAGACACGCCCCGTGGCAGTTCAGCCAATGACCCGCTCAGCCGCTATCCGCGCATGATGCATCCGCACAAGCATGCCGACAAAGCCGTTGGCCGGCTCGCCATGCGCTACATGCTCGACCCGCGGTTCCGGCCCATCCTTGCCGACCTCTTCGGCGAGGAACCGCTGGCCTGCCAGTCGATGTTCTATTTCAAGCCACCCGGCGCGCGCGGCCAGGATCTGCACCAGGACAATTTCTACCTGCGCGTCAAACCGGGAACCTGCATGGCCGCGTGGATCGCAGTTGACGACGCCGACGCCGGCAATGGCGGCATGATGTGCGTGCCCCAGACCGCCATGCTCGACATCGCCTGTCCCGAACAGGCCGACCCGGCCCTGTTCTTCACCACCGAGCATGTCGAACCACCACCCGGTCTCGAACCGCAGATGATGCAACTGAAGGCAGGCGACGTGCTGTTCTTCAACGGCAGCGTCATTCACGGATCGACACCCAATACCAGCGCCGACCGCTTCCGCCGGTCGCTGATTTTCCACTATGTGCCCGCCAGCACCGCCGAAATCAG includes the following:
- a CDS encoding helix-turn-helix domain-containing protein, which encodes MIIDEGTPYQPRQRLLTGHFHEISGYRAVRRGGVADWLLVLTTGGRGRFGHAGGDLVVEDGDWVLVRPGTPHDYGVEAGLERWDLLWAHFQPRADWMDWLAWPAVADGLMHLRPDGALGAQLRQQFLAVHALSSSAERRREALAFNALEALLLGCDAGLEKRQPLLDHRIRRALHHIEDKLTQKLLIEDIASVVGMSASRLAHLFRAETGTTLQRHIELRRMQMAADLLRRTSFPVKQVAASTGFESQFYFSQRFRKIMGLSPQQFRAREDRG
- a CDS encoding phytanoyl-CoA dioxygenase family protein codes for the protein MTYASLTPEQAECFERDGFLAIRGLVTPDEIAEIREAFMQQAADGPVPGLSDTPRGSSANDPLSRYPRMMHPHKHADKAVGRLAMRYMLDPRFRPILADLFGEEPLACQSMFYFKPPGARGQDLHQDNFYLRVKPGTCMAAWIAVDDADAGNGGMMCVPQTAMLDIACPEQADPALFFTTEHVEPPPGLEPQMMQLKAGDVLFFNGSVIHGSTPNTSADRFRRSLIFHYVPASTAEISHWYEALSFDGARQDIAINMDGGPCGTTQALPAGPH
- a CDS encoding helix-turn-helix domain-containing protein, yielding MIDGSTLLPQGQREKPPRPTPRPDRRFYATGKAFGRFGIRAFPPQVMPQPHTHGHVEFNWLTRGSMDYVFDGGPLTVGPNRLVAFWAGIPHQMTGLRDVGTDGRQLNIYLPMDAFLEMPQLGRLTETLMGGGVIQLLPDCIGLETLERWHGDYRSGNSMRTDLVRTEIATMFRRAAITGWDTLLPAWVEKSGARTRTATPVRYVVRMVRHIVENITDSLSAEEIAKVVGLHPNYATNLFTKVMHISVQKFVTRMRLIRARSLLFDGSLSIANVAFQSGFVSQTQFYEHFRKAYGMTPSQMRKDTIS